The Solibacillus daqui genome has a segment encoding these proteins:
- the thrS gene encoding threonine--tRNA ligase, with the protein MSEMIKLTFPDGAVKEFAKGTSTLDVAGSISPGLKKSTLAGKINGALVDAKTGIEQDGAIEIITNKSPEALEILRHSTAHLTAQAVKRLFPDVKLGIGPVIDSGFYYDIDSPTPITAEDLPAIEKEMKKIISENIEIDRKNVSRDDAQKIYEEVGDEYKLELLEAIPADEQVSIYYQGDFFDLCRGVHVPSTGKLKEFKLLSLAGAYWRGNSDNKMLQRIYGTAFFTKEELKHHLQMLEEAKERDHRKIGKELDLFMTSQTVGQGLPLWLPNGATIRRTIERYIVDKELSLGYKHVYTPVLGSKRLYETSGHWEHYQDGMFPPMEMDNETLVLRPMNCPHHMMVFKNGLHSYRHLPIRIAELGTMHRYEMSGAVSGLQRVRGMTLNDAHIFVRPDQIKAEFKKVVELILEVYKDFDLKDFSFRLSYRDPNNKEKYFDDDQMWETAQAMLKEAMDELGYDYFIAEDEAAFYGPKLDVQVKTAIGKEETLSTAQLDFLLPQRFDLSYIGEDGQPQRPVVIHRGVVSTMERFVAFLIEEYKGAFPTWLAPVQATIIPVSNAVHYDYAREVQEKLQAAGVRVEMDDREEKLGYKIRESQMKKIPYMLVLGDKEVEEGAVNIRRYGSKDSETVSFEEFLANIKAEITK; encoded by the coding sequence ATGTCAGAAATGATTAAATTAACTTTCCCAGATGGCGCAGTAAAGGAATTTGCAAAAGGCACATCTACTTTAGACGTTGCAGGTTCAATTAGCCCTGGTCTAAAAAAATCTACATTAGCAGGTAAAATTAATGGCGCGTTAGTCGATGCAAAAACAGGGATCGAACAAGATGGTGCGATTGAAATTATTACGAACAAATCACCAGAGGCATTAGAAATTTTACGTCACTCGACAGCTCACTTGACTGCACAAGCAGTGAAACGTTTATTCCCGGATGTAAAATTAGGTATTGGACCAGTTATCGATTCAGGTTTCTATTATGACATCGATTCACCAACACCAATTACAGCAGAAGACCTACCAGCAATCGAAAAAGAAATGAAAAAAATTATTTCGGAAAACATCGAAATTGATCGCAAAAATGTTTCTCGTGATGACGCGCAAAAAATCTACGAAGAAGTAGGAGACGAGTACAAATTAGAATTACTTGAAGCAATTCCAGCGGATGAGCAAGTATCAATTTACTACCAAGGTGACTTCTTTGACCTTTGCCGTGGGGTACACGTACCATCTACAGGGAAATTAAAAGAGTTCAAATTATTATCACTTGCTGGTGCTTACTGGCGAGGTAACTCAGACAACAAAATGTTACAACGTATTTACGGTACTGCGTTCTTCACGAAGGAAGAGTTAAAACATCATTTACAAATGCTTGAAGAAGCAAAAGAGCGTGACCACCGTAAAATCGGTAAAGAATTAGACCTTTTCATGACGTCTCAAACTGTAGGTCAAGGTTTACCATTATGGTTACCAAACGGTGCAACAATCCGTCGTACAATTGAGCGTTACATCGTAGACAAAGAATTATCTTTAGGCTACAAGCATGTTTACACTCCAGTACTTGGTTCGAAAAGATTATACGAAACATCAGGTCACTGGGAGCACTATCAAGATGGCATGTTCCCTCCAATGGAGATGGACAACGAAACTTTAGTTTTACGTCCGATGAACTGCCCTCACCACATGATGGTATTCAAAAACGGTTTACACTCGTACCGTCACTTACCAATTCGTATTGCAGAACTTGGTACAATGCACCGTTATGAAATGTCAGGTGCGGTATCAGGCTTACAGCGTGTACGCGGGATGACATTAAACGATGCGCATATTTTCGTACGTCCAGACCAAATTAAAGCGGAATTCAAAAAAGTAGTGGAGTTAATCTTAGAAGTTTACAAAGACTTCGATTTAAAAGACTTCTCATTCCGTCTTTCTTACCGCGACCCGAACAATAAAGAGAAATATTTCGATGACGACCAAATGTGGGAAACTGCACAGGCGATGTTAAAAGAAGCGATGGACGAATTAGGCTATGACTATTTCATCGCAGAAGACGAAGCAGCATTCTACGGTCCAAAATTAGACGTTCAAGTAAAAACTGCAATTGGTAAAGAAGAAACACTATCGACTGCACAGCTTGACTTCTTATTACCACAGCGTTTCGATCTTTCATACATCGGGGAAGATGGTCAACCACAACGCCCAGTCGTTATTCACCGTGGTGTTGTATCGACAATGGAACGTTTCGTAGCATTCTTAATCGAAGAATACAAAGGTGCATTCCCAACATGGCTAGCACCAGTTCAAGCAACAATCATTCCGGTTTCTAATGCTGTACACTATGACTATGCTCGCGAAGTACAAGAAAAATTACAAGCTGCTGGTGTACGTGTCGAAATGGATGACCGTGAAGAAAAATTAGGCTACAAAATCCGTGAATCTCAAATGAAGAAGATCCCTTACATGTTAGTATTAGGGGATAAAGAAGTGGAAGAAGGGGCAGTTAACATTCGTCGTTACGGCTCAAAAGATTCTGAAACAGTATCATTTGAAGAATTCTTAGCAAACATTAAAGCTGAAATTACAAAATAA
- the dnaI gene encoding primosomal protein DnaI codes for MEPINNQLNEIKKRMPSFEERFEAIRRETIEHPKVQEFLREHEQQVTKEMVEISLPKLLEYTGQSLTCCGCGNTNQCTNLLKGYIPKLFITRNVIDITYVSCEQKQREDERRDVANMISSMHMPKDVLKATLKDLAIDNHSRLTIADQAAEFVATYKRTGELPKKGFYLYGKFGVGKSFVLGAIANELATLKVKTVVVFVPEFLREMKNAIGDNSLNEKIDYVKKAPVLMLDDIGAETMSAWTRDEILGTIMHYRMSEELPTFITSNFDYSGLEHHLAQSQRGDIEVVKAARLMERIKAVTIPVQMDGTNRRI; via the coding sequence ATCGAACCAATTAATAATCAATTAAACGAAATTAAAAAGCGTATGCCCTCATTTGAAGAACGTTTTGAAGCAATTCGTCGTGAAACGATCGAACACCCAAAAGTTCAAGAATTTTTACGCGAACATGAGCAGCAAGTAACGAAGGAAATGGTTGAAATTAGCTTACCGAAGCTATTAGAGTATACCGGGCAATCCCTAACATGCTGCGGCTGTGGTAATACGAATCAATGTACTAATTTACTAAAAGGTTATATTCCGAAGTTGTTCATTACGCGCAATGTTATTGATATTACGTATGTCTCATGCGAGCAAAAGCAACGTGAAGATGAGCGCCGTGACGTAGCGAATATGATTTCGAGTATGCATATGCCAAAAGATGTGTTAAAGGCGACATTAAAAGATTTAGCGATCGACAATCATTCGCGTTTAACGATTGCTGATCAAGCAGCAGAGTTTGTCGCAACATATAAACGTACAGGAGAGCTACCGAAAAAAGGCTTTTACTTATATGGTAAATTTGGTGTTGGTAAATCCTTTGTTCTCGGTGCAATTGCCAATGAGCTTGCAACATTAAAAGTGAAAACTGTTGTTGTATTCGTACCAGAATTTTTACGTGAAATGAAAAATGCCATTGGCGATAATTCATTAAATGAGAAAATCGATTATGTTAAAAAAGCACCCGTACTTATGTTAGATGATATTGGCGCAGAAACGATGTCAGCATGGACACGTGATGAAATCCTAGGAACGATTATGCATTACCGAATGAGTGAAGAGCTACCAACATTCATTACATCTAATTTTGATTATAGCGGGTTAGAGCATCATTTGGCACAATCGCAGCGCGGTGATATTGAGGTCGTAAAAGCAGCACGTTTAATGGAGCGCATTAAAGCAGTCACAATTCCAGTGCAAATGGATGGTACAAACCGAAGAATTTAA
- a CDS encoding replication initiation and membrane attachment family protein: MVHFKELQPTDHFEITLPHALSTNERQLLTLFYQPLIGPPPISLYLTLWAEAESHSVQVMNHYYLMQVLSLPLKQVFEARVALEAIGLLRTWRKDVADGRHFLYELVRPLDAASFFKDPLLSMFLFSKIGEGAYRKLRQRFLTMPNKAQFEEVTRTFTDVYRPINQSLPMDDLEINQATTGDYPFYYEQFDFKLLQAGLSEQLIPSAALTLEARDTIAKLAFLYNLSPLHMQKVVITALDEHNKLTTERLKRAAADFYKLTVSTDAPVLTKAFEKQIEVAVDENLSKEQELLQYLETTAPVQVLRDINNGKEPIPSSIQLAEDLVVKYGMSVGVVNVLLEYVMLSTDMKLPKAYVEKIADHWNRKQLKTAKEAMELARQERDKYSQWKQESAQPKQTQTKKPTYNNRKSGRDEQVPDWFYKRNEEPLQDKQPDGAIDFEKERLKILQKLDRAGE; the protein is encoded by the coding sequence ATGGTTCACTTCAAAGAATTACAGCCTACGGATCATTTTGAAATTACGCTCCCTCACGCACTTTCAACAAATGAACGTCAATTATTAACATTATTTTATCAGCCGTTAATTGGCCCCCCACCTATTAGTTTGTATTTAACGTTGTGGGCAGAAGCAGAAAGCCATAGTGTGCAGGTGATGAACCATTATTATTTAATGCAAGTGTTATCACTACCACTAAAGCAAGTATTTGAAGCGCGTGTAGCGCTAGAAGCAATCGGCCTCCTTCGTACATGGCGTAAAGACGTCGCGGATGGTCGCCATTTTCTCTATGAATTAGTGCGCCCACTTGATGCGGCAAGTTTTTTTAAAGATCCGCTTTTATCGATGTTTTTATTTAGTAAGATCGGAGAAGGGGCTTATCGTAAACTGCGTCAACGCTTTTTAACAATGCCAAATAAGGCTCAATTTGAAGAGGTGACGCGCACATTTACTGATGTGTATCGCCCAATCAATCAAAGCTTACCTATGGACGATTTAGAGATAAATCAAGCGACAACTGGGGATTATCCTTTTTACTATGAGCAATTTGATTTTAAATTATTACAGGCTGGCCTATCGGAGCAATTAATTCCAAGTGCAGCATTAACGCTTGAGGCACGAGATACAATTGCTAAACTTGCATTTTTATACAATTTATCACCGCTTCATATGCAAAAAGTGGTCATCACCGCATTAGATGAGCACAATAAGTTAACGACAGAACGTTTAAAACGAGCAGCAGCAGATTTTTATAAACTGACAGTGTCAACAGATGCGCCAGTGTTAACGAAAGCTTTTGAAAAACAAATAGAAGTAGCTGTTGATGAAAATTTATCAAAAGAGCAAGAACTACTGCAATATTTAGAAACAACGGCACCGGTTCAAGTTTTACGTGATATCAACAACGGCAAAGAACCGATCCCCTCTTCGATACAGCTTGCTGAAGATTTAGTCGTGAAATATGGAATGTCCGTTGGTGTAGTAAACGTTTTATTAGAATACGTTATGCTATCAACAGACATGAAGTTACCTAAGGCTTACGTTGAAAAAATTGCGGACCACTGGAATCGAAAACAGTTAAAAACGGCGAAAGAAGCGATGGAATTGGCACGACAAGAGCGTGATAAGTATTCGCAGTGGAAACAAGAAAGTGCGCAACCAAAACAAACGCAAACGAAAAAGCCAACCTATAATAATCGAAAAAGTGGCCGTGACGAGCAAGTACCAGATTGGTTTTATAAGCGTAATGAGGAACCACTTCAAGATAAGCAACCAGACGGAGCAATCGATTTTGAAAAAGAGCGCTTAAAAATATTACAAAAGCTTGATAGGGCAGGTGAATAG
- the nrdR gene encoding transcriptional regulator NrdR, with the protein MRCPACQYNGTRVVDSRPVDDNKEIRRRRECESCSFRFTTFEKIEETPLIVVKKEGSREEFSREKVLRGLIRACEKRPVSLEQLEELVLAIEKELRHLGNAEVRSEDVGEMVMDRLSKVDEVAYVRFASVYRQFKDITVFIDELKEIMTRQSNSK; encoded by the coding sequence ATGAGATGTCCAGCTTGTCAATACAATGGCACACGTGTTGTTGATTCAAGACCTGTTGATGATAATAAAGAAATTCGTAGACGTCGTGAATGCGAATCATGCAGTTTTCGTTTTACGACATTCGAAAAAATAGAAGAAACACCATTAATTGTTGTGAAAAAGGAAGGCTCACGCGAAGAATTTAGCCGTGAAAAAGTATTGCGTGGTTTAATTCGCGCATGCGAAAAGCGTCCTGTTTCATTAGAGCAGCTAGAAGAACTCGTACTTGCAATTGAAAAAGAGCTTCGTCATTTAGGTAATGCTGAAGTCCGCTCTGAAGATGTGGGGGAAATGGTAATGGACCGACTATCAAAAGTCGATGAAGTTGCCTACGTGCGCTTTGCATCCGTTTACCGTCAATTCAAAGACATTACGGTATTTATCGATGAACTAAAAGAAATTATGACCCGTCAATCGAATTCGAAATAA
- a CDS encoding glyceraldehyde-3-phosphate dehydrogenase, with protein sequence MTVSIAINGFGRIGRMVFRQAMMRGDVNIVAVNASYPSETLAHLIKYDTNHGVFPGTVEAIEGALIVNDKRVELVSERDPLKLPWAEMGVDIVIEATGKFNDRAKAAMHLEAGAKKVILTAPGKNEDITVVLGVNDDKLDLSKHDVISNASCTTNCLAPVVKVLNDEFGIVNGLMTTVHAYTNDQNNIDNPHKDLRRARNCASSIIPTSTGAAKALRLVLPELDGKIHGMALRVPTPNVSLVDLVVDLERDVTVEEVNATFKAAADGKMNGILNFNLEPLVSSDYNTTTFSSTVDGLSTIVLGDRKVKVIAWYDNEWGYSARVVDLATKIANELAVVNS encoded by the coding sequence ATGACAGTTTCTATTGCAATTAATGGTTTCGGCCGTATTGGTCGTATGGTGTTCCGCCAAGCAATGATGCGCGGTGACGTAAATATCGTAGCGGTAAATGCGAGCTACCCATCTGAAACGTTAGCACATTTAATTAAGTATGACACAAATCACGGCGTATTCCCAGGTACTGTCGAAGCTATCGAAGGTGCTTTAATCGTAAACGACAAACGCGTTGAATTAGTAAGCGAACGCGATCCATTAAAATTACCATGGGCTGAAATGGGCGTAGATATCGTAATCGAAGCAACTGGTAAATTTAATGACCGTGCGAAAGCAGCAATGCATTTAGAAGCTGGTGCGAAAAAAGTTATTTTAACTGCTCCAGGTAAAAATGAAGATATTACAGTAGTATTAGGTGTAAATGACGACAAATTAGATTTATCTAAACATGACGTGATTTCAAATGCATCTTGTACAACGAACTGTTTAGCTCCAGTAGTGAAAGTATTAAACGATGAGTTTGGTATCGTAAACGGTTTAATGACGACAGTTCACGCTTACACAAATGATCAAAACAACATTGACAACCCGCATAAAGACTTACGTCGTGCGCGTAACTGTGCTTCGTCAATTATCCCAACTTCAACTGGTGCAGCAAAAGCTTTACGCTTAGTATTACCAGAATTAGATGGCAAAATTCACGGCATGGCATTACGTGTACCAACACCAAACGTTTCGTTAGTAGACTTAGTTGTTGATTTAGAACGTGATGTAACAGTAGAAGAAGTAAATGCTACATTTAAAGCGGCTGCTGATGGCAAAATGAATGGTATTTTAAATTTCAACTTAGAGCCATTAGTATCTTCAGATTACAACACAACAACATTCTCATCTACAGTAGATGGTTTATCAACAATCGTTTTAGGTGACCGTAAAGTAAAAGTAATCGCTTGGTACGACAACGAGTGGGGTTACTCAGCTCGCGTAGTAGACTTAGCAACGAAAATTGCAAACGAATTAGCAGTAGTAAACTCTTAA
- a CDS encoding sulfite exporter TauE/SafE family protein, producing MEFLLFFIVGVVGNVVGTLVGGGGLISLPTMLLMGLPVHSAIGANKVSNTVSSLSSFLVIFKQKEVTGKEALAVIAFCLGGGVLGGLIASFLSGEALTVIAILLLSFAFVTSFMGSGNFDGTEPLHVNKKIGTALLGIGMYDGMFGPGSSTLAMYLYASQKIAYIRAVGLARIGVFASCFGASITYISTGKIIWSLTIALMIGAIVGAQLGLRLARKLKSKHIKPLLRVVTVLLIVQIMVDYLK from the coding sequence ATGGAATTTCTCCTCTTTTTTATTGTCGGGGTCGTTGGTAATGTAGTTGGAACACTAGTGGGAGGCGGAGGACTTATTAGCTTACCAACAATGCTTCTCATGGGCTTGCCCGTGCATTCAGCAATTGGAGCAAATAAAGTGTCTAATACAGTTAGTTCATTATCTAGTTTTCTCGTTATTTTCAAACAGAAAGAAGTTACGGGTAAAGAGGCGCTGGCTGTCATCGCATTTTGCTTAGGCGGTGGGGTTTTAGGTGGACTAATTGCCTCCTTTTTAAGTGGGGAAGCGCTGACGGTCATTGCAATATTACTACTTAGCTTTGCATTCGTTACATCTTTCATGGGTAGCGGGAACTTTGATGGGACAGAGCCATTACATGTGAATAAAAAAATAGGTACAGCCTTACTCGGAATTGGTATGTATGACGGGATGTTTGGACCTGGAAGTAGCACGCTTGCAATGTATTTGTATGCTAGTCAAAAAATAGCGTATATCCGAGCGGTGGGTTTAGCTAGAATTGGTGTTTTCGCAAGTTGTTTTGGGGCATCCATTACGTATATCTCGACAGGTAAAATCATTTGGTCACTTACCATTGCATTGATGATTGGGGCAATTGTAGGTGCCCAGTTAGGATTGCGTTTAGCGAGAAAGTTAAAATCAAAACATATTAAGCCGCTCCTAAGGGTAGTGACCGTGTTACTGATTGTACAAATAATGGTAGATTATTTGAAATAA
- the coaE gene encoding dephospho-CoA kinase (Dephospho-CoA kinase (CoaE) performs the final step in coenzyme A biosynthesis.), whose translation MIIGLTGSIASGKSTVAKMIQSYKLPIVDADLIARQVVEPGTPTLKKIAEAFGEEVIAVDGSMDRAKVGSIIFHNGDMRQTLNGIIHPAIREEMLRQRDEFMSYGEKNIFMDIPLLFESKLEHFVEKIIVVSVEEEVQLLRLMARNGFTEDEARARIATQIPVKEKEQLADAVIHNNGTLEDTAIQLQSILYEWNVLK comes from the coding sequence GTGATTATTGGATTAACAGGAAGTATTGCGAGTGGAAAAAGCACTGTCGCAAAAATGATTCAATCTTATAAATTACCAATAGTGGATGCGGATTTGATTGCACGTCAGGTAGTAGAGCCAGGCACCCCCACATTAAAAAAAATCGCGGAAGCCTTCGGAGAAGAAGTGATTGCAGTTGATGGCTCAATGGACCGTGCAAAGGTAGGGAGCATTATTTTTCATAACGGCGACATGCGTCAAACGTTAAACGGTATTATTCACCCCGCCATTCGTGAGGAAATGCTGCGCCAGCGCGATGAATTTATGTCATATGGTGAAAAAAACATTTTTATGGATATTCCATTGCTGTTTGAAAGTAAGCTCGAGCATTTTGTAGAGAAAATTATCGTTGTTTCAGTCGAGGAAGAAGTGCAATTACTGCGTTTAATGGCACGTAACGGCTTTACAGAAGACGAGGCACGTGCGCGTATCGCTACTCAAATACCTGTAAAAGAAAAAGAGCAGCTTGCAGATGCTGTGATTCATAATAATGGCACATTGGAAGATACGGCCATTCAGTTACAATCGATTTTATATGAGTGGAATGTGTTGAAATAA
- the mutM gene encoding bifunctional DNA-formamidopyrimidine glycosylase/DNA-(apurinic or apyrimidinic site) lyase has protein sequence MPELPEVEGVVRDLRPIVEGKTIASVTLSETVYASHEAGKQAIIKSAAPEQFEKMLQGMTIERIQRRSKYIFFHLTKNEESFMLVNHLGMTGAWFVVNDVLEITEEKFRKHIHAIFTLTSGELLVFSDIRRFGELRFIKEIADHAPLLKMAPEPFDAEACDFFLMQSDKPRFAKKAIKEVIMDGQVISGCGNIYATESLFKMSIYPAKPASEVSHTQKIELFQVICEVLQESIDSGGSTISDYRSINGGAGTMQHRLKMYGKKECLACGTTTESMVIAGRTSTYCPQCQK, from the coding sequence ATGCCAGAATTACCAGAAGTCGAAGGAGTAGTACGCGATTTACGGCCAATTGTTGAAGGAAAAACAATCGCAAGTGTCACACTTTCAGAAACCGTTTATGCTTCTCATGAGGCTGGAAAACAAGCGATTATTAAAAGTGCAGCGCCTGAACAATTTGAAAAAATGCTACAAGGAATGACAATTGAACGCATACAACGTCGCTCCAAATATATTTTCTTTCACTTAACGAAAAATGAAGAAAGCTTTATGTTAGTCAATCATTTAGGAATGACAGGTGCATGGTTTGTCGTAAATGATGTTCTTGAAATAACTGAAGAAAAATTCCGTAAGCATATTCATGCTATTTTCACATTAACGAGCGGTGAGTTACTTGTTTTTTCAGACATTCGCCGCTTTGGTGAGCTGCGCTTTATTAAAGAAATAGCTGACCATGCACCGCTCTTGAAAATGGCCCCTGAGCCATTTGATGCGGAGGCGTGCGACTTTTTCTTAATGCAAAGTGATAAACCGCGCTTTGCAAAAAAGGCGATTAAAGAAGTTATTATGGATGGTCAGGTTATTTCGGGCTGTGGCAATATTTATGCAACAGAATCTTTATTCAAAATGAGTATTTACCCTGCAAAACCAGCAAGTGAAGTAAGCCATACACAAAAAATTGAGCTGTTTCAGGTGATTTGTGAGGTATTGCAGGAGAGCATTGACTCAGGTGGCTCAACGATTTCGGATTACCGTAGTATTAATGGTGGCGCGGGTACAATGCAGCACCGCTTGAAAATGTATGGAAAAAAAGAGTGTTTAGCATGCGGGACAACTACAGAATCAATGGTCATTGCGGGTAGAACATCAACCTATTGTCCACAATGCCAAAAGTAA
- the polA gene encoding DNA polymerase I gives MTKQKLLLLDGNSLAYRAFFALPLLTNDSGIHTNATYGFTTMLQKIIGEENPTQMLVAFDAGKTTFRHESFGEYKGGRQKTPPELSEQFPYIRKLIDAFNIKRYELELYEADDIIGTLAKQAAAQGTEVIVVSGDKDLTQLANDDVTVYITKKGITDIEKYTPAHIEEKYGLTPIQIIDMKGLMGDQSDNIPGVPGVGEKTAIKLLKEHGTIENLYEAMDALKASKMKEKLVENEELAHLSKKLATIYTEAPITIGLEDLAYQGPNEEALLDVWKELGFKSLIEKSDFEVEDTEQAQVEFTTVETFTTDMLKDTMALHLELENEHYHSCQAFGIALSDGEKTYFTTMEDVFNNEALKAWLEDESKKKYIADSKAAQAMLQRLNISLRGVEFDLLLASYILKPSISGDDVATLAKEFGYTDVQANEIVYGKGAKWALPTAEALAEHVSRKAVAVWKLHPVLETKLQQNEQFELYKELELPLAHILGRMESEGITVNVDTLEQMGDELKAKLDVIEQTIYDLAGETFNINSPKQLGVILFDKLGLPVIKKTKTGYSTAADVLEKLQSEHDIVKHILQYRTLAKLQSTYIEGLTKEVHCDDSKVHTRFQQALTATGRLSSTDPNLQNIPIRLEEGRKIRQAFVPSKKDWVLFAADYSQIELRVLAHMCGDEALVEAFKQGMDIHTRTAMDVFGVEADEVTSNMRRTAKAVNFGIVYGISDYGLSQNLDITRKEAATFIENYLQSFPGVKNYMDSIVEDAKKMGYVTTILNRRRYLPDITSSNFNLRSFAERTAMNTPIQGSAADIIKKAMIDMDARLQQEGLQAKLLLQVHDELIFEAPKEEIEILERIVPEVMEHAIVLLVPLKVDYSHGATWYDAK, from the coding sequence ATGACAAAACAAAAACTACTTTTATTAGACGGCAACAGCTTAGCTTACCGCGCATTTTTTGCACTGCCATTATTAACGAATGATAGCGGTATCCATACGAATGCGACATATGGTTTTACGACAATGCTACAAAAAATAATTGGTGAAGAAAATCCAACACAAATGTTAGTCGCTTTTGATGCGGGCAAAACGACATTCCGTCACGAATCATTTGGCGAATATAAAGGCGGTCGTCAAAAAACACCACCTGAATTATCAGAGCAATTCCCGTACATTCGCAAATTAATCGATGCTTTTAATATTAAACGCTATGAGTTAGAACTGTATGAGGCAGATGATATTATCGGGACTTTAGCAAAACAAGCTGCAGCACAGGGAACGGAAGTTATTGTTGTTTCGGGCGATAAAGACTTAACGCAATTAGCGAATGATGATGTGACAGTGTACATTACGAAAAAAGGGATTACCGATATCGAAAAATATACACCTGCACATATCGAAGAAAAATATGGCTTAACCCCGATACAAATTATCGATATGAAGGGGTTAATGGGCGATCAATCGGATAATATCCCAGGTGTTCCAGGTGTCGGCGAAAAAACAGCAATTAAGCTATTAAAAGAACATGGGACAATCGAAAACTTATACGAAGCAATGGATGCGTTGAAGGCTTCTAAAATGAAGGAGAAGCTTGTTGAAAATGAAGAACTGGCACATTTATCGAAAAAATTAGCGACGATTTATACGGAAGCACCAATTACAATTGGTTTAGAAGATTTAGCATATCAAGGTCCGAACGAAGAAGCGTTGCTGGATGTTTGGAAAGAGCTTGGCTTTAAATCTTTAATCGAAAAAAGTGATTTTGAAGTTGAAGATACAGAACAGGCACAAGTGGAATTTACTACCGTAGAGACTTTTACAACAGATATGTTAAAAGACACGATGGCGTTGCATTTAGAGCTTGAAAATGAGCATTATCATAGCTGCCAAGCATTTGGAATTGCACTATCTGATGGTGAGAAAACGTATTTCACTACAATGGAAGATGTGTTCAACAATGAAGCGTTAAAAGCATGGTTAGAAGATGAATCTAAGAAAAAATATATTGCAGATAGTAAAGCGGCACAAGCGATGCTACAGCGTTTAAATATTTCATTAAGAGGTGTCGAGTTTGATTTACTCCTTGCCTCATACATTTTAAAGCCGTCGATTTCAGGGGATGATGTGGCAACGTTAGCAAAGGAATTTGGCTATACAGATGTACAGGCAAACGAAATCGTATATGGTAAAGGTGCAAAATGGGCATTACCAACAGCTGAAGCGCTAGCCGAGCATGTGAGCCGTAAAGCAGTTGCAGTTTGGAAATTGCACCCGGTATTAGAAACGAAGTTACAACAAAACGAACAATTTGAATTATATAAAGAGCTAGAGCTGCCACTTGCACATATTTTAGGGCGAATGGAAAGCGAAGGGATTACGGTAAACGTAGATACACTTGAGCAAATGGGCGATGAATTGAAAGCGAAACTAGATGTCATTGAGCAAACGATTTATGACCTTGCCGGTGAAACATTCAACATCAATTCACCAAAGCAATTAGGTGTTATTTTATTTGATAAGCTTGGTTTACCAGTTATTAAAAAGACAAAAACAGGTTATTCAACAGCGGCCGATGTGCTGGAAAAATTACAATCTGAGCATGATATTGTAAAGCATATTTTACAGTACCGTACGTTAGCAAAATTACAGTCAACTTATATTGAAGGTTTAACAAAAGAGGTGCACTGTGACGATTCAAAAGTACACACACGCTTCCAGCAAGCACTTACGGCTACAGGGCGCTTAAGTTCAACAGATCCGAACTTACAAAACATACCGATTCGTTTGGAAGAAGGGCGAAAAATCCGCCAAGCATTCGTGCCATCGAAAAAGGACTGGGTATTATTTGCGGCCGATTATTCTCAAATCGAATTACGTGTATTAGCCCATATGTGCGGGGACGAAGCACTCGTAGAAGCATTTAAGCAAGGAATGGATATTCATACACGTACTGCGATGGACGTGTTTGGTGTTGAAGCAGATGAAGTAACAAGCAATATGCGTCGTACAGCAAAAGCGGTAAACTTTGGTATTGTATACGGCATTAGTGATTACGGCTTATCGCAAAACTTAGATATTACTCGTAAGGAAGCAGCGACGTTTATTGAAAATTATTTACAAAGCTTCCCAGGTGTAAAAAACTATATGGATTCAATTGTTGAAGATGCGAAGAAAATGGGCTATGTGACAACGATTTTAAATCGCCGTCGCTATTTACCAGACATCACAAGCTCGAACTTCAACTTACGAAGCTTTGCTGAGCGTACGGCAATGAATACACCGATTCAAGGTAGTGCAGCCGATATTATTAAAAAAGCGATGATTGATATGGATGCACGCCTACAACAAGAAGGCTTACAGGCAAAATTATTACTACAAGTGCATGATGAATTAATTTTCGAAGCACCAAAAGAAGAAATCGAAATTTTAGAGCGTATTGTACCAGAAGTAATGGAGCATGCGATTGTACTACTTGTACCGCTTAAGGTGGATTATTCACATGGAGCTACTTGGTACGACGCGAAATAA